One stretch of Dehalogenimonas sp. THU2 DNA includes these proteins:
- a CDS encoding PLD nuclease N-terminal domain-containing protein, whose product MSDSELQLIKDLLPLLIPVIIIELVLLVIALMDLVKRKRVKGESKVVWALVIIFINLIGPIVYLVWGRHPDAGQEDESNDSGYKN is encoded by the coding sequence ATGAGCGATTCAGAACTGCAACTGATTAAGGATCTCCTGCCGCTGCTGATCCCGGTCATTATCATCGAGTTGGTCCTCCTGGTGATTGCCCTGATGGATCTGGTCAAGCGCAAACGGGTCAAGGGTGAAAGCAAGGTTGTCTGGGCGCTGGTTATCATCTTTATCAATCTCATCGGCCCCATCGTCTATCTGGTCTGGGGGCGCCATCCCGACGCCGGACAGGAGGATGAGAGCAATGACTCCGGCTATAAGAACTGA